CATTAccgcaatatatatatatatatatattatatgtatgtatgcatgcatcaACCTGATTCTCCACTACTACTGAGTCTGTGTCTCGTCCGCTACCCCACTATCCCCGCTTGAAATTTTAATTGCTACTTTGgaaattttggatatttcatgAAGCATTAATCTCCTTTTCCAAAAGTCGATCGTTTCAATCACATTGCGTCCTGGTTATAAATTCCCTTCTTAACACCTCCCTTTCTTCGACTTAAGGCGCTGTACCCTGATCTTCTTGTTATTCCAGTACGCTATACGCGATCCATGACCGTCCCTTTTTACTGATCTCTAGCTCTAGACGTTGGTTTTTCTCTAGCTAAGCTCTTCGATCTGGGTCCTTTTTAATTTCGACTGTGTTAATTCCCAGTGCTACCTGCATGCGTACATACAGGTAgcttttatttactttttccaGTACgtcttgattttggttgttggttttcgtgtctcttcctctctctctctctcacgcacaCAGCACACATAGTATCACAATACTCCTTTGTTAGACAGCATCTGAGCAAATCCGAAACTTTCAGATACAAACTGTCATCACAACCCCCAAACAAGGGAAGCATTTATCCGATCCGGTTTTTGAACAACAGATATTATTCAAAACTGAAACTTTTCCTTGTTTTAGCAGAACTTCGGAGGAAACTATGGATTCCCAGGAAAAAAGCAAGACACAGAAAAAGTTGCAGAAAAGCTACTTTGATGTGCTGGGTCTGTGCTGTTCTTCTGAGGTGCCTTTAATTGTGAACATTCTCAAGCCGCTCGATGGTGTCAAGGAGGTATCGGTGATCGTGCCATCAAGAACAGTCGTTGTCGTTCATGACAATCTCCTCATTTCCCAGATTCAAATTGGTAATTAATAATCCATAACTTGTCCTAGCTccactataataatatttagccCTGCCATGCCCCATGCGGCAGAGATAGGCTGGCAACTGGCCTGCAAAATCATTGATCTCTTTGCCTTAAAAGTTTTTCACGATTTTAGAAGCTGATGCTCGTCGATCAATTGAACTTTTGCTTCAATAATCCTCCTGCATATCTCTGTGATCTGCTTggaaagaaggaaaggaaaggaaaaaaaaaaactttcttgaTGCTACTGACCTATCACTTGGACAATGATAAACGTGACATCAAGGGAAAAAGTGTATCGAACAGGTGCATGAGAGTTATTAGGTGGACCTATGGTTTGGTGGTGTTGATGAATGAAAGAGTAGTACTGCAGTAGTTTTAAAATGCAGAAAGCTAGAAGGCCAGCTAACTCTGCTTATCCTTCTTCTTACCTTTCCTGAAAGATATAAGATAACCTTCAGgaagtactaattaattaatctctTAAGATCTTTTCCTGCTAGAACTGTAGTACTGGCGTGGAACATACATTTCATTGGACAGAATCTCTTAATCGTGATTTCATAAGATCATATGTTTTGTGATCTTTTTCTTTGCATAATTTGCTGTATGACAGTCAAGGCTCTAAACCAAGCAAGGCTGGAAGCAAACGTTAAAATATATGGGAAGGAgaattacaagaaaaaatggCCAAGTCCATTTGCAGTTGCTTGTGGGGCATTGCTTTTGCTATCATTCTTGAAATATGCCTATCAACCACTCCAGTGGCTGGCAGTTGGAGCGGCAGCTGTAGGCATCTTTCCAATTACGTTGAAGGGGCTCGTGGCCATTCGGAATCTTAGACTTGACATCAACATTCTCGTCCTCGTTGCAGGTATAAATTAATTGCCCCCTTTTTCCTTTAATATTGATAAACTGGttttagtttattatatataactagcttTTTCTCAAGCCATAACTTTTACTATTCATGTCCATTGGATCCAGCTGATCATGCTTATCAATTGAGTTACGTAAAAATCATGtcttttaagtgtttgggttgtCACTAAAGTATGCTAAGGCCTAAGATGGTGACCTTTtcatgcccttttttttttttttttgtgtggattcagatgtaaatttattatttttgttttcctccaCAAAGTTAATTTTGTTGGTAGCACTCATAATTTCAAAGATGGATGCCATTCCATCAACCTAAAATAAAACCTCTTTGCGCCCCATGACTCAGTTGCGCGCCTTGTCGTTTAGCTAAACATTAATCCTGAAATTAGGAAAGGAAAAATCAAAATGGAAGCCAAAAGCTTAGTGCGAGTACTGGCAAAAGCTTAGAAGATAGaaataattattctaaaaataaatttattaattaacttattttgatttgtgataattgtaaaatatttttaatttgttataaatagatagacgtattattaagttaattaattaattaatttttataaatctaggTACTTCctttaaaagaaattgatttattGACAATATATTATTCCAACTCACCGTAGCACCAAGAACCAAACTCAAAATTGGATCTTCGTTGGGTGAATCTTACGCAGCATGCATTATATAGGTACCCAGCAgccgcctttttttttttttttttttttttttttattcgactTCCTCTGTTTTTTCTCCCTTTAGTTTGGTAATTGCTATCTTCCTAGTACATGAATGCGACCAAAAGAATACAGAGAGATTCCTGCCAAGCTACTAAATTAATTCTCgtcctttcaaaaattttttttttctcgacaTGATATTCTTGGAATCATATGCAgaatttataaagaataatatcagttttcacaacattttacataattatgaaatatgtttaacACAAAAGGAGAGATAtgaaatatcttataaaattaatattattttataaaaatattctaattttataatatatattataaattatattgtgTAGATATCATTTATAAATGATGCGAAAACCGAAAGGATGTCGATTAGTAATTGACCCATCACTAAAAGCCACGTGCGATATTGTCATGCCCATATCTTTAGTTATCGAATTCAtgttttttattggtttttagtaaaatttcacaaaattatagACATGCTGTCTAACacaaaaagttattattttttacagtgATAGGGACCCTAGCTCTGAATGATTATTTGGAAGCCGGCACCATTGTCTTTCTCTTCACCGTTGCGGAATGGCTCGAGTCAAGGGCAAGCTACAAGGTTCCCACTTTCTTATCTCTCATGCTTatcacataatataataaatacaaaatataataaataatttaattttttaaaattaaaaaaaaaaatattattaaaaaaaatattataataatatttaattttaattttaattcatttcatcttaactcactattctaataataatttttttattttttattttaaatgcattCAGGCGAATGCAGTAATGTCGTCGTTGATGAGCATGGCTCCTCAGAAGGCAGTCATTGCAGAAACCGGAGAAGAGGTAGACGCAGATGAGGTGAAGTTGAGCACCGTTCTAGCTGTTAAGGCCGGTGAAGTTATACCCATTGACGGAATTGTTGTGGAAGGTCAATGTGAAGTCGATGAAAAAACTCTAACAGGAGAATCTTTCCCAGTTGCCAAACAAAAGGAATCTATTGTTTGGGCGGGTACCATCAATCTAGATGGTACGTACCACCCCCTTTCTCTCTTGCACCATTTGCATATGACTAAATACTAGTAGTACCTCATTATTTCTAAGAATCTGCGTCGACGTTTTGATCAGGTTATATTAGTGTCAAAACCACCGCTCTAGCTGAAGAAAGTGTAGTGGCTAAAATGGCAAAGCTTGTAGAAGAGGCTCAGAACAGCAAATCCAGTACTCAGAGAATCATTGATAAATGCACCAAGTTTTATACCCCAGGTTAAGCATATATCTAGATATTATAATAGTTGCCTATAgtattgttttcctttcttgttttgtttgattgattttctaATATCTTGATAACTTTGAATTAATAATTTGCAGCAATCCTGATAATATCAATTGGATTTGCGGTGGTACCAGCTgcattaaaagtaaaaaatcgtAATCACTGGTTTCACTTGGCATTGGTTGTTCTGGTGAGTGCGTGTCCGTGTTCACTTATCCTGTCTACACCAGTTGCAACTTTCTGTGCGCTTACGAAGGCGGCAACATCCGGACTTCTAATCAAAGGGGGTGACTATCTTGAAACTCTTGCCAAAATTAAGATTGTCGCATTTGACAAAACTGGCACAATCACTAGAGGTGAATTTGTGGTGACCGACTTTCAATCTCTTCGTGATGATATCAGCTTGAACACATTGATTTACTGGTAATTAGGacaacactctctctctctctctttaatgAAGTAGACTTATAACATTGATtggttataaaatagttgtttGAATATCTTTCTTAAAGGGTTTCAAGCATTGAGAGCAAGTCGAGTCATCCAATGGCAGCCGCACTCGTTGACCATGCAAGGTCACTTTCGGTCGAGCCAAAGCCTGAAAATGTGAtggaatttcaaaattttcctggAGAAGGCATTCATGGAAAAATTGATGGGGATGATATTTACATTGGAAACAGAAAAATTGCTCTGAGAGCTGGGTCTGAAACAGGTGCGATCCTTCACCTCCTTTtccatgaaaataatattattagaacatCTTCATTTCGGTGTAATTAAGTAGGCTGGATAAGGTGCTTTCCTAGTTCTAATTCACTGATATTCAACTTTCTAGTCCCAGCCTTAGAAGGCAATATGAAGGAAGGAAAGACGATTGGGTACATATACTCCGGCGCAACCCCGGTAGGAATCTTTTGTCTCTCCGATGCTTGTCGACCTGGCGTAGCAGAGGCGATCAGGGAGATGAAGTTGTTGGGCATTAAAACAGCAATGCTTACCGGAGATAGGCATGCAGCAGCCATGCATGTACAAGAACAGGTGCACTTTCTAGCTCTAAATATATTCCCTCTGGTTGCCACATCCTTTGTTCTCCTAAATTTTTGAGAGTCGACTATTTTAGAGTCAACTGCGATAACTGTCAACTCGAGGCATGCTGTGAGAAAGAAAATTGACTTAATTCAGATTCTTTGAAAATCAGAATGATCTCATTCCAGTTGTTATTGAAAACTAGACAAGAAAAGACTCATTAATGATGACATCATGCTTTATTATGAGCAGTTGGATCATCGTCTAGAGGTAGTTCATGCAGAGCTTCTACCTGAAGATAAGGCAAGGATTATCAAAGAATTCAAAGAGGAAGGACCAACAGCCATGGTCGGAGATGGTGTTAATGACGCCCCTGCATTGGCTATGGCGGATATTGGCATCTCGATGGGCATTTCAGGCTCCGCTCTAGCAACTGAAACTGGGCAAGTGATTCTTATGTCAAATGACATTAGAAAGATACCAGAAGCCATCCAATTGGCAAGAAAAGCTCAGAGGAAAGTAATTCTGAACATTATTTTGTCATTCACAACAAAGTCTGCTATCCTCGCCTTGGCCTTTGCTGGCCATCCACTTGTTTGGGCAGCAGTTCTCGCTGATGTTGGGACATGCTTGTTAGTCATCCTCAACAGTATGCTGCTTTTGCGAGGAACCCAGAAACCAAGAGGGACATCAAGCAAATGTCACCGTGCACAGCATACCCATAAACATGCGTGCAATGCCAGTAATGGTGACtcttctcatcatcatcatcatcatcatcatcatgatgtACATGATACCCATCACCATTGTTGCTCTGAAAGCAAAACTCGAATGGTTTCTCAGTCTCAAAATCTTCCTTCCAAGAAGTGTGAAGCAAATTGTCAGTCTCgccttttaaattcaaactcatgTGGAAATAAGAAGTGTGCGGACTCAGCTAAGAGTAATGTTGGATCTATAGACAGTGATGAAGTTCATGAGGTGAAGCACTGCAATCACGGAAGTTATAACCTGTCCAATCATTGTCTGGAGTCGCGCAAAATGCACAACCAAGGTTGTTCAGGCCCTCACAACCTGGACTCATGTACAGAAGATAAACGCTCAAATCCAATAGGAAGGAAAGCTGATCATGTAGAATCTGATGGTCATCGTGACGCAAAACACTGCAACCATTCTACTACTTTGGAAGGAAACCAAATAGTGACAAATGATGACCACTGCCACTCAAACAACTGTGGAAACAACCATGTTGAGAACCACATtgacaat
This genomic interval from Juglans microcarpa x Juglans regia isolate MS1-56 chromosome 4D, Jm3101_v1.0, whole genome shotgun sequence contains the following:
- the LOC121261066 gene encoding putative inactive cadmium/zinc-transporting ATPase HMA3 isoform X2; protein product: MRTYRTSEETMDSQEKSKTQKKLQKSYFDVLGLCCSSEVPLIVNILKPLDGVKEVSVIVPSRTVVVVHDNLLISQIQIVKALNQARLEANVKIYGKENYKKKWPSPFAVACGALLLLSFLKYAYQPLQWLAVGAAAVGIFPITLKGLVAIRNLRLDINILVLVAVIGTLALNDYLEAGTIVFLFTVAEWLESRASYKANAVMSSLMSMAPQKAVIAETGEEVDADEVKLSTVLAVKAGEVIPIDGIVVEGQCEVDEKTLTGESFPVAKQKESIVWAGTINLDGYISVKTTALAEESVVAKMAKLVEEAQNSKSSTQRIIDKCTKFYTPAILIISIGFAVVPAALKVKNRNHWFHLALVVLVSACPCSLILSTPVATFCALTKAATSGLLIKGGDYLETLAKIKIVAFDKTGTITRGEFVVTDFQSLRDDISLNTLIYWVSSIESKSSHPMAAALVDHARSLSVEPKPENVMEFQNFPGEGIHGKIDGDDIYIGNRKIALRAGSETVPALEGNMKEGKTIGYIYSGATPVGIFCLSDACRPGVAEAIREMKLLGIKTAMLTGDRHAAAMHVQEQLDHRLEVVHAELLPEDKARIIKEFKEEGPTAMVGDGVNDAPALAMADIGISMGISGSALATETGQVILMSNDIRKIPEAIQLARKAQRKVILNIILSFTTKSAILALAFAGHPLVWAAVLADVGTCLLVILNSMLLLRGTQKPRGTSSKCHRAQHTHKHACNASNGDSSHHHHHHHHHDVHDTHHHCCSESKTRMVSQSQNLPSKKCEANCQSRLLNSNSCGNKKCADSAKSNVGSIDSDEVHEVKHCNHGSYNLSNHCLESRKMHNQGCSGPHNLDSCTEDKRSNPIGRKADHVESDGHRDAKHCNHSTTLEGNQIVTNDDHCHSNNCGNNHVENHIDNGGEGKMEVSCCNHHEHQIPEVHLDLYKQGKDHNAPVHTTIDIVPCTDNVESINSHALKKKETGGCCKGHSKKDTESAAMHACISLESREIGGCCKSYMKECCGKHGHLGASFGGGLSEIITE
- the LOC121261066 gene encoding putative inactive cadmium/zinc-transporting ATPase HMA3 isoform X3, with the protein product MRTYSRTSEETMDSQEKSKTQKKLQKSYFDVLGLCCSSEVPLIVNILKPLDGVKEVSVIVPSRTVVVVHDNLLISQIQIVKALNQARLEANVKIYGKENYKKKWPSPFAVACGALLLLSFLKYAYQPLQWLAVGAAAVGIFPITLKGLVAIRNLRLDINILVLVAVIGTLALNDYLEAGTIVFLFTVAEWLESRASYKANAVMSSLMSMAPQKAVIAETGEEVDADEVKLSTVLAVKAGEVIPIDGIVVEGQCEVDEKTLTGESFPVAKQKESIVWAGTINLDGYISVKTTALAEESVVAKMAKLVEEAQNSKSSTQRIIDKCTKFYTPAILIISIGFAVVPAALKVKNRNHWFHLALVVLVSACPCSLILSTPVATFCALTKAATSGLLIKGGDYLETLAKIKIVAFDKTGTITRGEFVVTDFQSLRDDISLNTLIYWVSSIESKSSHPMAAALVDHARSLSVEPKPENVMEFQNFPGEGIHGKIDGDDIYIGNRKIALRAGSETALEGNMKEGKTIGYIYSGATPVGIFCLSDACRPGVAEAIREMKLLGIKTAMLTGDRHAAAMHVQEQLDHRLEVVHAELLPEDKARIIKEFKEEGPTAMVGDGVNDAPALAMADIGISMGISGSALATETGQVILMSNDIRKIPEAIQLARKAQRKVILNIILSFTTKSAILALAFAGHPLVWAAVLADVGTCLLVILNSMLLLRGTQKPRGTSSKCHRAQHTHKHACNASNGDSSHHHHHHHHHDVHDTHHHCCSESKTRMVSQSQNLPSKKCEANCQSRLLNSNSCGNKKCADSAKSNVGSIDSDEVHEVKHCNHGSYNLSNHCLESRKMHNQGCSGPHNLDSCTEDKRSNPIGRKADHVESDGHRDAKHCNHSTTLEGNQIVTNDDHCHSNNCGNNHVENHIDNGGEGKMEVSCCNHHEHQIPEVHLDLYKQGKDHNAPVHTTIDIVPCTDNVESINSHALKKKETGGCCKGHSKKDTESAAMHACISLESREIGGCCKSYMKECCGKHGHLGASFGGGLSEIITE
- the LOC121261066 gene encoding putative inactive cadmium/zinc-transporting ATPase HMA3 isoform X1, whose protein sequence is MRTYSRTSEETMDSQEKSKTQKKLQKSYFDVLGLCCSSEVPLIVNILKPLDGVKEVSVIVPSRTVVVVHDNLLISQIQIVKALNQARLEANVKIYGKENYKKKWPSPFAVACGALLLLSFLKYAYQPLQWLAVGAAAVGIFPITLKGLVAIRNLRLDINILVLVAVIGTLALNDYLEAGTIVFLFTVAEWLESRASYKANAVMSSLMSMAPQKAVIAETGEEVDADEVKLSTVLAVKAGEVIPIDGIVVEGQCEVDEKTLTGESFPVAKQKESIVWAGTINLDGYISVKTTALAEESVVAKMAKLVEEAQNSKSSTQRIIDKCTKFYTPAILIISIGFAVVPAALKVKNRNHWFHLALVVLVSACPCSLILSTPVATFCALTKAATSGLLIKGGDYLETLAKIKIVAFDKTGTITRGEFVVTDFQSLRDDISLNTLIYWVSSIESKSSHPMAAALVDHARSLSVEPKPENVMEFQNFPGEGIHGKIDGDDIYIGNRKIALRAGSETVPALEGNMKEGKTIGYIYSGATPVGIFCLSDACRPGVAEAIREMKLLGIKTAMLTGDRHAAAMHVQEQLDHRLEVVHAELLPEDKARIIKEFKEEGPTAMVGDGVNDAPALAMADIGISMGISGSALATETGQVILMSNDIRKIPEAIQLARKAQRKVILNIILSFTTKSAILALAFAGHPLVWAAVLADVGTCLLVILNSMLLLRGTQKPRGTSSKCHRAQHTHKHACNASNGDSSHHHHHHHHHDVHDTHHHCCSESKTRMVSQSQNLPSKKCEANCQSRLLNSNSCGNKKCADSAKSNVGSIDSDEVHEVKHCNHGSYNLSNHCLESRKMHNQGCSGPHNLDSCTEDKRSNPIGRKADHVESDGHRDAKHCNHSTTLEGNQIVTNDDHCHSNNCGNNHVENHIDNGGEGKMEVSCCNHHEHQIPEVHLDLYKQGKDHNAPVHTTIDIVPCTDNVESINSHALKKKETGGCCKGHSKKDTESAAMHACISLESREIGGCCKSYMKECCGKHGHLGASFGGGLSEIITE